A stretch of the Equus caballus isolate H_3958 breed thoroughbred chromosome X, TB-T2T, whole genome shotgun sequence genome encodes the following:
- the LOC102150299 gene encoding protein BEX1 isoform X2, whose amino-acid sequence MESKEEQVVKNIYMKNTNQENEKKDEKEQDANKGEHLALPLETGECGVPRGNRGQFHVRQSILQYRWDMIQRLEEPQARMREENMERIGEEVRQLREKQLSHSLRAVSTDPPHHDHHDEFCLMP is encoded by the coding sequence ATGGAATCCAAAGAGGAACAAGTGGTAAAAAATATCTACATGAAAAATACCaaccaggaaaatgaaaaaaaggatgaaaaggaaCAAGATGCTAATAAAGGAGAGCACTTGGCCCTCCCTTTGGAAACTGGTGAATGCGGTGTGCCTAGAGGAAATCGTGGGCAGTTCCATGTTAGGCAATCCATCCTGCAATATAGATGGGACATGATCCAGAGGCTCGAAGAGCCACAGGCAAGGATGAGAGAAGAGAATATGGAAAGGATTGGGGAGGAGGTGAGACAGCTGAGGGAAAAGCAGTTGAGTCATAGTTTGCGGGCAGTTAGCACTGACCCCCCTCACCATGACCATCATGATGAGTTTTGCCTTATGCCTTGA
- the LOC102150299 gene encoding uncharacterized protein isoform X1, with protein sequence MDTLPGNQRRADPSHRVVRLLGGPQKRTELSDRAAMRWGLAHGRVVREFVCVEVAGVLLNSPPGGRWGCGEEGELGGDSGPSRDRKLQSHAAFEAVITPVWVPVPRCPAHGGLASGPGPGSGAGEMESKEEQVVKNIYMKNTNQENEKKDEKEQDANKGEHLALPLETGECGVPRGNRGQFHVRQSILQYRWDMIQRLEEPQARMREENMERIGEEVRQLREKQLSHSLRAVSTDPPHHDHHDEFCLMP encoded by the exons ATGGACACTCTTCCTGGTAACCAGAGAAGGGCAGACCCCAGCCACAGGGTGGTGAGGCTACTTGGGGGCCCTCAGAAGAGGACCGAGCTGAGTGACAGGGCTGCTATGCGCTGGGGCCTCGCGCACGGACGGGTGGTGAGGGAGTTCGTGTGTGTGGAGGTGGCGGGGGTCCTGTTGAACTCCCCGCCGGGCGGCCGGTGGggttgtggggaggagggagagttaGGCGGTGATTCGGGGCCCTCACGTGACCGGAAGCTGCAGAGCCACGCAGCCTTCGAAGCAGTCATCACTCCTGTCTGGGTACCAGTTCCCCGCTGCCCTGCGCACGGCGGGCTGGCATCGGGCCCGGGCCCGGGAAGCGGAGCAG GAGAAATGGAATCCAAAGAGGAACAAGTGGTAAAAAATATCTACATGAAAAATACCaaccaggaaaatgaaaaaaaggatgaaaaggaaCAAGATGCTAATAAAGGAGAGCACTTGGCCCTCCCTTTGGAAACTGGTGAATGCGGTGTGCCTAGAGGAAATCGTGGGCAGTTCCATGTTAGGCAATCCATCCTGCAATATAGATGGGACATGATCCAGAGGCTCGAAGAGCCACAGGCAAGGATGAGAGAAGAGAATATGGAAAGGATTGGGGAGGAGGTGAGACAGCTGAGGGAAAAGCAGTTGAGTCATAGTTTGCGGGCAGTTAGCACTGACCCCCCTCACCATGACCATCATGATGAGTTTTGCCTTATGCCTTGA